The following are encoded in a window of Marispirochaeta aestuarii genomic DNA:
- a CDS encoding endonuclease III domain-containing protein: MPTVFDVYKILSAAYGYQGWWPLVSKRDSPGFDSRGYRLSPALHPLNRAERFEITLGAVLTQNTSWKNVEMALENLLNAKALSPESIAEISVAELETLIRPSGYYRQKARRLKELIPLLFGESDSGTDGSHGRNFLLSLKGIGPETADSILLYAGNEASFIADLYTRRFHARLAGEQKIGEYERVKSIFEKALPKKADLYAEYHALIVKHGKEHCSARPVCRGCPCSSFCLSSQGA; encoded by the coding sequence ATGCCGACAGTCTTTGATGTTTACAAGATTCTGTCAGCTGCCTACGGATACCAGGGGTGGTGGCCCCTGGTATCAAAACGCGACAGCCCCGGTTTCGACAGCCGGGGCTATCGTCTTTCCCCTGCACTGCATCCCCTTAACAGGGCAGAACGTTTCGAGATTACCCTTGGAGCAGTCCTAACCCAGAATACCAGCTGGAAGAACGTGGAAATGGCCCTTGAAAACCTGCTTAATGCAAAGGCTCTATCCCCGGAGAGTATTGCGGAAATCTCCGTGGCAGAGCTGGAAACACTTATCCGGCCCAGCGGGTACTACCGGCAGAAAGCGCGGCGTCTCAAGGAGCTTATCCCCCTTCTCTTTGGAGAATCAGACAGTGGTACAGATGGCTCTCATGGAAGGAATTTTCTGCTGTCCCTGAAGGGGATCGGTCCGGAGACTGCTGATTCGATTCTCCTGTACGCCGGTAACGAGGCCTCTTTTATTGCGGACCTGTATACACGACGTTTTCATGCCCGTCTTGCGGGAGAACAGAAAATAGGTGAATATGAAAGGGTGAAATCAATCTTTGAAAAAGCCCTTCCCAAAAAAGCGGACCTCTACGCCGAGTATCACGCTCTTATCGTGAAGCACGGAAAGGAGCACTGCAGCGCCCGGCCTGTCTGCCGCGGGTGTCCGTGCAGTTCATTCTGTCTCAGCAGTCAGGGAGCTTGA
- the ppdK gene encoding pyruvate, phosphate dikinase produces MEKFVYFFGNGKADGNAGMKELLGGKGANLAEMTNLGIPVPPGFTISTAVCRAYYENDRTYPSGVLNQVDENLDKLEKLMGKKLGDPEDPLLVSVRSGAAVSMPGMMDTILNLGMNDQAVRGISSQTGNPRFAWDAYRRFIQMFANVAMGMDIDVFEEILAKMKKNKGVELDTQLDAGDLEKLVGLYKQAYKKHKKEEFPQDPKKQLKAAIDAVFGSWNNPQAIKYRKINAIDGLLGTAVNVQTMVFGNFGDTSGTGVCFSRDPSTGKNVFYGEYLMNAQGEDVVAGIRTPEPISSLKKTNPEAYRKLVALKDRLENHYRDMQDMEFTLQEGELFILQTRNAKRTGAAAVKCAVDMVDEKLIDEETAVSRVSPAQLDQLFHPNIDPKQKQVMELIATGLNASPGAATGQVVFSAEEAERWVAVGQKVLLVRKETSPEDIGGMHAAEGVLTSTGGMTSHAAVVARGMGTPCVAGCKDIVITGKSFTVGGKKYKEGDWITINGTTGNVYSGKAILSVPKMTQDLTRFLSWTDKIRKSAVRPGLKDKGIVIRTNADQPNDAKVARSFGAEGIGLCRTEHMFFDDGKLEIFQEMIVSDTLEDRKAALKKLLPLQKKDFAGIFKAMNGLPVTIRLLDPPLHEFVPSTVKDIKTISDELGIKPAKLREKIANLKEANPMLGHRGCRLGITYPEIYEMQVEAIMLAACDVVKSGGDIHPEIMIPLVGTREETQIMHDRIEAVAQDVLARRKMSINYSVGTMIEIPRAAMTADEIAEHADFFSFGTNDLTQMTYGFSRDDAGSFIPLYLEQNILHHDPFSSIDISGVGRLVATAVELGRKTKPDMKMGVCGEHGGDPRSIEFFYKTGLNYVSCSPFRVPVARLAAAQAAIAART; encoded by the coding sequence ATGGAGAAATTCGTCTATTTCTTCGGTAACGGCAAAGCCGACGGAAACGCCGGCATGAAGGAGCTTCTTGGAGGAAAAGGAGCAAATCTCGCTGAAATGACAAACCTCGGGATCCCTGTACCCCCGGGTTTCACGATCTCTACAGCGGTGTGCAGGGCCTATTATGAGAATGACCGTACCTATCCTTCGGGTGTACTGAATCAGGTCGATGAAAACCTGGACAAGCTCGAGAAGCTGATGGGAAAAAAACTGGGTGACCCTGAGGATCCCCTGCTGGTGTCCGTACGTTCCGGTGCAGCAGTTTCCATGCCCGGTATGATGGATACCATCCTGAACCTTGGCATGAACGATCAGGCCGTCAGGGGAATAAGCTCCCAGACCGGGAATCCCCGCTTTGCCTGGGACGCCTACCGGCGCTTTATTCAGATGTTTGCCAATGTAGCCATGGGCATGGACATCGACGTTTTCGAGGAAATCCTGGCAAAAATGAAAAAGAACAAGGGTGTTGAGCTGGATACCCAGCTTGATGCCGGAGACCTGGAAAAGCTTGTAGGACTGTACAAGCAGGCGTACAAGAAACATAAAAAAGAGGAGTTCCCCCAGGACCCCAAAAAGCAGCTCAAGGCTGCCATTGACGCGGTCTTCGGATCCTGGAACAACCCTCAGGCCATAAAATACCGTAAAATCAATGCCATCGATGGTCTTCTTGGAACAGCAGTAAATGTCCAGACCATGGTGTTCGGCAACTTTGGAGATACCTCCGGTACCGGAGTCTGCTTTTCCCGGGATCCTTCCACAGGAAAGAACGTTTTTTACGGAGAGTACCTCATGAACGCCCAGGGAGAGGACGTGGTGGCGGGAATCCGTACCCCCGAGCCTATTTCTTCCCTGAAAAAGACGAATCCTGAAGCCTACAGGAAGCTTGTGGCACTGAAGGACCGGCTGGAGAATCATTACCGGGACATGCAGGATATGGAATTTACCCTCCAGGAGGGAGAGCTCTTTATTCTTCAGACCAGGAACGCCAAAAGGACCGGAGCTGCAGCGGTAAAATGCGCCGTCGACATGGTGGACGAGAAGCTCATTGACGAGGAGACGGCGGTAAGCAGGGTAAGCCCTGCACAGCTCGACCAGCTCTTTCATCCCAATATCGATCCGAAGCAGAAACAGGTAATGGAGCTGATAGCCACCGGACTGAACGCCTCCCCCGGAGCCGCCACCGGCCAGGTTGTTTTTTCCGCTGAAGAGGCGGAACGCTGGGTCGCCGTCGGGCAGAAGGTACTGCTGGTCCGGAAAGAGACCAGTCCGGAGGATATCGGCGGTATGCATGCCGCAGAGGGCGTTCTTACCTCCACCGGCGGAATGACCTCCCACGCGGCGGTTGTCGCCCGGGGTATGGGCACCCCCTGTGTCGCCGGCTGTAAGGATATCGTAATCACCGGAAAGAGTTTTACCGTGGGAGGGAAGAAGTACAAGGAGGGTGACTGGATCACCATTAACGGAACCACCGGGAATGTCTATTCCGGAAAGGCAATCCTTTCCGTTCCCAAAATGACCCAGGACCTGACCCGCTTTTTAAGCTGGACCGATAAAATCCGGAAATCCGCGGTACGGCCCGGCCTTAAGGACAAGGGCATCGTTATCCGGACCAATGCGGACCAGCCCAATGATGCCAAGGTAGCCCGCTCCTTTGGCGCCGAGGGTATCGGTCTGTGCCGTACCGAGCACATGTTCTTCGACGATGGAAAACTGGAAATCTTTCAGGAGATGATTGTTTCCGATACCCTGGAGGACAGAAAGGCGGCCCTGAAAAAGCTGCTTCCCCTGCAGAAGAAAGACTTCGCGGGGATCTTCAAGGCCATGAACGGTCTTCCCGTTACAATCCGGCTCCTCGATCCGCCGCTTCACGAGTTTGTTCCCTCCACAGTCAAGGATATCAAGACAATCTCCGACGAGCTGGGAATCAAGCCTGCAAAGCTGAGGGAAAAGATTGCGAACCTTAAAGAAGCAAACCCCATGCTCGGGCACCGGGGATGCCGTCTTGGGATCACCTATCCCGAAATATACGAAATGCAGGTGGAGGCAATAATGCTTGCAGCCTGCGATGTCGTAAAATCGGGAGGGGATATTCATCCTGAGATTATGATACCCCTGGTGGGAACCAGGGAAGAGACCCAGATAATGCATGACCGGATCGAAGCCGTGGCGCAGGACGTGCTCGCCAGGCGGAAAATGAGCATCAACTACTCTGTGGGGACCATGATCGAAATTCCCAGAGCTGCGATGACCGCCGACGAGATTGCAGAACATGCGGACTTCTTCTCTTTCGGTACCAATGACCTGACCCAGATGACCTACGGTTTCTCCCGGGACGACGCGGGAAGTTTTATTCCCCTCTACCTGGAGCAGAACATCCTGCACCACGACCCCTTCTCCAGTATCGATATTTCCGGAGTCGGACGCCTGGTGGCCACCGCCGTTGAGCTTGGACGCAAGACAAAACCGGATATGAAGATGGGTGTCTGCGGCGAGCACGGAGGAGACCCCCGGTCCATCGAGTTCTTCTATAAAACAGGTCTGAACTATGTCTCCTGTTCCCCCTTCAGGGTTCCGGTGGCACGGCTTGCAGCGGCACAGGCGGCTATCGCGGCCAGAACCTGA